A single Montipora foliosa isolate CH-2021 chromosome 7, ASM3666993v2, whole genome shotgun sequence DNA region contains:
- the LOC138011445 gene encoding SLIT-ROBO Rho GTPase-activating protein 1-like: MTSSGKKGKAAVLEFDTQTKEVRQILIDQLKCFDSRTEGKVLFLADLQEFFRRLSELELEYSRNLERLSRMYLEKLQRHKTQRKEKGTTMDLWQQVLIETKNKSKMHLGLSENVSNNIVNRFMIISDDCQRIAKKCRETAGDLQEELLKSVLELNKRLHRYHTIATETKSAEQKLQKVEDSRRKNEKMAKQFEKQQQKFADCKKRCVKAKNDYVLSLESTNRFLENYDNNFLGTLLDVFDSNYHNSFKRGLEAYVTAEANVAAGNIQSADSIREGKLSVQADKDKQFFFEDNHAAFAQHFAFAFLPHSDDEMNQVSPQQTDVIKHHYTVYEKLDKIKAETEEIDKTAEATFDALGEMHRQWDNEMMRMANGEIDNMSGQASCMSIKNSSEDLEMYYIAKMRELILTSSLKVRVEAENDMLTKTLGEVTADIVGARLNRPHLDMLSKEASAILDSVQKKTKVFGCNLEKYLKITGREIPEVVESCIKFIKRFGLDHQGIFRLSGSSTEINDMKQLFENGRDPLAGLNHWKDINAVAGLLRVYFRELEDPLFPSAQYQDFIKASQSGSVEDGIRELSNVLNILPESIVQVMKYLFSFLRLVAQHSDANKMDAHNLAVVFGPTLLRIPSEQDMIAYQSQVNGMIELLIKHCDEVFPGSGESLPAQLSETEDSDHDSEEDFEPRDAEALFDYSARSSKELSFKKGDIIRVFKRFNPDWWDGTVNGIDGFVPAKYIRINTEDNDNDITDSEGNTSVLSEMSPSPKLSSTERPRDLIVPPRIPKREGSLKGRESISSPTSEVASLIGTSPQAPSGGTSSFKKSGTTMTPSSSSAAAGPLAIASEDIVKRQLTLLKKAPREEKETDGSVEKTSDREQPAFNIPRLRSISPHRKSSPTIQENEKKAEETKEEHRRSVEGIWQPREDSPVNRTPPNSPRASTGGKIPPAVLPKPKGGRNPPPPSRKTSDDLIASLHAAQAVRNHRGSGSAEDPRKSRGSLSGDDTSL, translated from the exons ATGACGAGTAGCGGCAAGAAAGGCAAGGCCGCTGTCCTCGAGTTCGATACTCAAACGAAAG AGGTGCGACAGATTTTAATTGACCAATTGAAATGCTTTGACAGCAGAACAGAAGGCAAGGTTCTATTCCTGGCAGATTTGCAAGAGTTTTTTAGAAGGTTATCTGAATTGGAACTAGAATACTCAAGAAACCTAGAGCGGTTGTCCAGGATGTACCTAGAGAAACTGCAAAGGCACAAAACTCAGAG gaaagaaaaaggaaccacAATGGATTTATGGCAGCAAGTGCTCATTGAAACAAAGAACAAGTCCAAAATGCACCTTGGTCTCAGTGAGAATGTGTCAAACAACATTGTCAATAGATTTATGATTATTAGTGATGACTGCCAAAGAATAGCAAAAAAG TGTCGAGAGACAGCAGGAGACCTACAAGAGGAGTTGTTGAAGTCAGTGCTAGAACTTAATAAG CGTCTCCATCGCTATCATACCATAGCGACAGAGACCAAATCTGCTGAACAGAAACTTCAAAAGGTGGAAGATTCCCGTcgaaagaatgaaaaaatggccaagCAATTTGAAAAG CAACAGCAGAAATTTGCCGACTGCAAGAAACGTTGTGTTAAAGCCAAAAACGATTATGTTCTCTCTTTGGAATCTACAAATCGTTTCCTGGAAAACTATGACAACAATTTCCTTGGGACTTTGTTGGAT GTCTTCGACTCTAACTATCACAACTCTTTCAAACGAGGTTTGGAAGCTTATGTGACTGCCGAGGCAAACGTCGCCGCTGGCAATATTCAATCAGCAGATTCAATCCGTGAGGGGAAGCTGTCGGTACAAGCTGATAAAGATAAACAGTTCTTCTTTGAAGATAATCATGCAGCATTTGCACAAcattttgcatttgcatttttaCCACACAGTGATGATGAG aTGAATCAAGTCTCCCCTCAACAGACTGATGTAATTAAGCATCATTATACAGTATAtgaaaaacttgacaaaataaAAGCAGAAACAGAGGAG ATTGATAAAACGGCAGAGGCAACCTTTGATGCACTGGGTGAGATGCATCGTCAGTGGGACAATGAAATGATGAGAATGGCAAATGGTGAAATTGACAATATGTCAGGGCAGGCAAGCTGCATGTCCATCAAGAACAGCAGTGAGGATCTAGAAATGTATTACATTGCG AAAATGCGGGAACTCATTCTTACCAGTAGCTTGAAAGTGAGAGTGGAAGCTGAAAATGACATGCTAACAAAAACACTTG GTGAAGTAACTGCAGACATTGTAGGAGCCAG ATTGAACAGACCTCATTTGGATATGTTGTCCAAAGAAGCTTCTGCCATCCTTGACTctgtacaaaagaaaacaaaggtgTTCGGTTGTAACTTAGAAAAGTACTTAAAG ATTACTGGCAGAGAAATTCCTGAAGTAGTAGAAAGTTGTATCAAGTTCATAAAACGGTTTG GTCTGGACCATCAAGGAATATTCCGATTATCGGGATCATCTACAGAAATCAATGACATGAAGCAgttatttgaaaatg GTCGTGATCCATTGGCAGGGCTCAATCACTGGAAGGATATTAATGCTGTGGCTGGATTACTAAGAGTTTACTTCAGAGAGCTTGAGGATCCTCTCTTCCCCAGTGCACAGTATCAAGATTTTATCAAAGCCAGCC AGTCTGGATCTGTTGAAGATGGGATTAGAGAGTTATCAAATGTCCTCAACATTTTACCAGAGTCTATTGTGCAAGTCATGAAGTACCTTTTTTCATTCCTGAGATT GGTTGCCCAACACAGCGACGCCAACAAAATGGATGCCCATAACCTGGCAGTTGTGTTTGGCCCAACTTTGCTACGAATTCCATCGGAACAGGATATGATCGCTTACCAGAGTCAAGTGAATGGAATGATAGAACTGCTGATCAAACATTGCGATGAAGTTTTTCCTGGCTCTGGGGAATCATTGCCTGCTCAGCTGTCGGAAACAGAGGACAGCGACCATGACAGCGAGGAGG ATTTTGAGCCGAGGGACGCTGAAGCACTGTTTGATTACTCCGCTCGCTCATCCAAGGAACTGTCCTTCAAGAAAGGTGACATCATCCGAGTATTCAAGCGGTTCAATCCGGACTGGTGGGATGGAACTGTTAATGGAATTGACGGTTTCGTACCCGCTAAATACATTCGCATTAACACAGAagacaatgacaatgatatCACAGACAGTGAAGGAAATACCTCAGTTTTAAGCGAAATGTCACCGTCGCCAAAATTATCATCCACCGAAAGGCCGAGGGACTTAATTGTCCCTCCTAGGATCCCTAAGAGAGAGGGCTCGCTTAAGGGACGGGAAAGTATTTCGTCACCTACTTCGGAGGTAGCGAGCCTTATAGGAACGAGCCCTCAGGCACCATCTGGCGGAACATCCTCGTTTAAGAAATCCGGAACGACAATGacgccatcatcatcatcagcagcgGCTGGTCCGCTGGCTATCGCATCTGAGGATATCGTAAAGCGTCAATTGACCTTATTAAAGAAGGCTCccagagaagaaaaagaaactgatGGCTCTGTTGAAAAGACCTCTGATAGAGAACAGCCGGCATTCAATATACCGCGGCTACGCAGTATCTCACCTCATCGAAAGTCATCTCCGACGATCCAGGAAAATGAGAAGAAAGCCGAGGAGACAAAGGAGGAACATCGGCGATCAGTCGAAGGGATTTGGCAGCCACGAGAGGACTCCCCTGTAAACAGAACCCCGCCGAATAGTCCACGGGCCTCTACTGGAGGGAAGATACCGCCAGCTGTCCTTCCAAAGCCAAAAGGAGGGCGTAACCCTCCACCGCCTTCCCGTAAAACTTCCGATGATCTGATAGCATCACTGCATGCAGCACAAGCTGTCCGCAATCATCGTGGGAGCGGTTCTGCCGAGGACCCGAGAAAGAGTAGGGGGTCTTTGAGCGGGGACGATACGTCTCTCTGA